GCTTAATTTGCAAATGAAATGAATATTGTTCTGGGTCCATAGTACTCCACCCAAGCTCTAAGGACTACTGTAGGCCAGGATTGAAGCACACTGATATAACTATGTACAGGGGGAAGCTTGCATTGCAAAGGCCAGCAGTATTTAGTTCTAGTCTGTGCTGTCACTCTTGGTTTCATGGGTGTGCCTGTCCTATCCAATCATTATATCTGCATTTTCCTTACCATCCCTTTAGCGCTTTGACTTCCTTTCCAAAGGGAGTTAATGAGAGTTAAATACCTCCTGTGTGTATTTTTACTTCAGTGAATTTTGTTTTTGACTATCTCCCCACACCCCTTTAAAACTACACTTTTTTTTCTCAGAACAATTGTGCTTTTTTAGGATATATAGTGCTGTATAACTTGTAGGCCACTGACAGTGAAATCTGATTTCTGTGCCCTCTTTCCTCAGCGGAGACTGAGCCTCATGAAGGGAAGAGGAAGGTGGAATCCCTCTGGCCTATCTTCAGAATTCATCACCAGAAAACGCGCTACATCTTTGATCTCTTCTATAAGAGAAAAGCTATTAGCAGAGGTAAAAAGCTTAAATATTTGCTCTTGTGGTGAAGAGATCACAGCTTCCATACGGAGTGTCTGAATCATTAGCCAGTGAGTGTAAACCAGAATTAGATTATTGATGGGAAAGGATTAAAtaattgttctttttaaaaaaaaaaaagtgactttcCCTCTGTCTGTATTTGCTAGCAAGTGGAACTAGCACTGAGAACTAGATTGTGTAAAGActaaaactttttaaataaactgtTCATTTATCTGCCTCCAATGAGAATTCTGTGGTGCTCACCAGTCACCTCTCTCGTGCAGAACTGTATGAGTATTGTATCAGAGAAGGATACGCTGACAAAAACCTGATTGCAAAGTGGAAGAAACAGGGTTATGAGAACCTCTGCTGCCTGCGCTGTATCCAGACTCGGGATACCAACTTCGGAACTAACTGCATTTGCAGGGTCCCAAAAAGCAAGTTGGAAGTGGTATGAATTTTTTGTTTGCTCTGATGCTATTTTCCTTGCTTGGATTTTGAGCCAGCAGTTAAGACTTACCGTAATTATATTTCCTCTACTACCTTTGACAATAGTATCAATTTCTAGTTTCTTAGCCCTGGATTCTGCTGTTAAGTGGCTATCCTCTGTTTTTCCTGTTTCCTGAAGCATTTGCCCATGAAAATGACATTAAGGGGCTAATATAGACTTGCCCCAGTTACCTCCACATGTAACCAACTAAAATTCTGGTGCAGTGTTTAGGGTGCTAGAACAACACTTGAGACCAGAGCACTTACTTCCTATACATAGTGTCTTGAGCCTAATTACGTATATTACTGTGGCATCTAAGAGCCCTAGTCATAGGCCAGGACCagattgtgctaggcactgcacaaacacagaacaaatctTGTCTCCTGCAAGTCAGACTGAGCTATTTTTGAGAGGGATTTGACTGTGGCAAAGTACAGTGAAAGGAATCTTAAATACAACTGTCTAGTTTCTGATGTGTTCTCTTTCTTCTTGGTAACTCAAGCTTGTAACATAGCTATAGTGCAGAAGTTCCCACTGCTTTAGATGAAAATTTGTAATCGTAGGAAGGAAAACTGATAGTCCTAGATGTTCTAGTCATGGAACCAATTAACATTCAAGGGATATTCATAGTTCCAGACAGCAGAGTCCCACTGATGCACTTCTTGGCCAAATCTAGTTCTGTAGGATTCTATAATCTTTCTTGGTTGAATATTCACTTCCATTTGTTTTTATAGTAATGCCTGATTCTTGCTTCATCCCCTGAGGGAAGGTGGGGCTTGCATAGGTTCTGCATAATGTTGCATAAAGTGGTGGTGGAAGACTGTATGTAAAGTAGCAGGAAACTCAAGAGTTATGGAAGCTTCAGAGGGCTTCCCCTGTTTGAGATGTAGCATAGTACACTAGTTTTTTTATTAAGAATACTTGTTCTCGATATAAAGTAACTTATCTGGAATGTGGTGACTAATGCTTGTTGTTGCTTTATAGGGGAGAATCATTGAGTGCACTCACTGTGGATGCAGAGGCTGCTCTGGGTGAAAtctttaaaaactggacactttTGGGGTTCTGAAAAGTGCTGATTCCACATCATGGACTATTCCTGCTATAATTGTCTTGTATAAACCCTGCAGTGAGTGAAGCTTCCTTTAACAGTTTGAACAGCAATATGCCCACCTGGATCATAAAATGCAGTAGTGAATGATTTTGACTAGTCTtgtataaacattttattttaaaataaaatcttaccTCCCCCCACAGTGGAGTGGCAGAATCTTGTGACAAGGCAGTTCAAAGA
The nucleotide sequence above comes from Mauremys reevesii isolate NIE-2019 linkage group 10, ASM1616193v1, whole genome shotgun sequence. Encoded proteins:
- the BUD31 gene encoding protein BUD31 homolog isoform X2 — its product is MPKVKRSRKAPPDGWELIEPTLDELDQKMREAETEPHEGKRKVESLWPIFRIHHQKTRYIFDLFYKRKAISRELYEYCIREGYADKNLIAKWKKQGYENLCCLRCIQTRDTNFGTNCICRVPKSKLEVGRIIECTHCGCRGCSG
- the BUD31 gene encoding protein BUD31 homolog isoform X1 → MAFFEKMPKVKRSRKAPPDGWELIEPTLDELDQKMREAETEPHEGKRKVESLWPIFRIHHQKTRYIFDLFYKRKAISRELYEYCIREGYADKNLIAKWKKQGYENLCCLRCIQTRDTNFGTNCICRVPKSKLEVGRIIECTHCGCRGCSG